The proteins below come from a single Asanoa ferruginea genomic window:
- a CDS encoding GNAT family N-acetyltransferase translates to MVDLRVLSDDDWKLWRDLRLAALAEAPYAFGSKLADWHDAGEDMWRDRLRIAGALDLVAYLGEEPVGMASGVPTGPGTVEVISVWVSPAGRGHGVGDALIKAIADWAATSGATVVRLSVRADNAAAIRLYERAGFIHIGPNDEDPAEILMEQTVSGAP, encoded by the coding sequence ATGGTGGATCTTCGGGTGTTGTCCGACGATGACTGGAAGCTGTGGCGAGACCTGCGGCTGGCCGCGCTCGCCGAGGCGCCCTACGCCTTCGGGTCGAAGCTTGCCGACTGGCACGACGCGGGCGAAGACATGTGGCGCGATCGGTTGCGCATCGCGGGGGCGTTGGACCTGGTCGCCTACCTCGGTGAGGAACCGGTCGGGATGGCCAGCGGCGTGCCTACCGGCCCGGGCACCGTCGAGGTCATCTCGGTCTGGGTGAGCCCGGCCGGGCGCGGCCACGGCGTCGGTGACGCACTGATCAAAGCCATCGCCGACTGGGCCGCCACCTCGGGTGCGACCGTCGTGCGGCTGTCGGTCCGCGCAGACAACGCGGCGGCCATCCGCCTCTACGAGCGGGCCGGATTCATCCACATCGGACCCAACGACGAGGACCCCGCCGAGATCCTCATGGAGCAGACCGTGTCCGGGGCCCCATAA
- a CDS encoding MFS transporter translates to MKGRWSAAAWLAAVLLAALNLRPAIASVPPIVDSLRDSLGLSGSAAGVLTSVPVVCMGLFAPAAAWAAARWGTGRTMAFALALVAVATAVRPLAGVGLLYTATVFVGVAIAVGGALMPALVRARFPARVGPVTGLYTTALITGALIGAGGTEPLRTVFGGSWRASLAIWAVPAVLALVVWLVVRPSSAAPPAAAAAELDWSPWRDRGAWMVTLYMGGQSLLYYAPLAWLAATYTDLGWSAGKAGGLLALFSATQVVSALAAPALTRRDPRPAIVVCLLLTIVPLGLIGVSPLSAPALWAGLLGIGVGANFTLALTVVGQIAPTPAATPKASGMAFFVGYLLAAVGPVAVGFLHDLTGGFRVPYLALVGVGLVTLVVGVAAGNASTRRVLRHSDPAGR, encoded by the coding sequence GTGAAAGGCCGCTGGTCGGCCGCCGCCTGGCTCGCGGCGGTGCTGCTGGCCGCCCTCAACCTGCGGCCGGCGATCGCGTCGGTTCCGCCGATCGTCGACTCGCTGCGTGACTCGCTCGGCCTCTCCGGCTCCGCGGCGGGCGTGCTGACGTCGGTGCCGGTCGTCTGTATGGGGCTGTTCGCGCCGGCCGCGGCGTGGGCGGCGGCTCGGTGGGGCACCGGCCGGACGATGGCGTTCGCGCTGGCCCTGGTGGCAGTGGCGACCGCGGTCCGGCCGCTGGCGGGCGTGGGGCTGCTCTACACGGCGACGGTGTTCGTCGGCGTCGCGATCGCGGTCGGCGGTGCGCTGATGCCGGCACTGGTGCGGGCCCGCTTTCCTGCGCGGGTGGGGCCGGTCACCGGTCTCTACACGACGGCCCTGATCACCGGCGCGCTGATCGGCGCGGGCGGCACCGAGCCGTTGCGGACCGTCTTTGGTGGGTCGTGGCGGGCTTCGCTGGCGATCTGGGCGGTGCCGGCTGTTCTTGCTCTGGTGGTCTGGTTGGTGGTCCGTCCGTCGTCCGCGGCACCGCCGGCGGCTGCTGCCGCCGAGCTTGACTGGTCGCCGTGGCGGGACCGGGGCGCCTGGATGGTCACGCTGTATATGGGTGGGCAGTCGCTGCTCTACTACGCGCCGTTGGCCTGGTTGGCGGCCACCTACACCGACCTCGGCTGGTCCGCGGGGAAGGCCGGCGGGCTGCTCGCCCTCTTCAGCGCCACCCAGGTCGTCTCCGCCCTGGCGGCGCCCGCGCTGACCCGTCGCGACCCGCGGCCGGCGATCGTCGTCTGCCTGCTCCTGACGATCGTTCCGCTCGGGTTGATCGGGGTGAGCCCGTTGAGCGCGCCGGCTCTCTGGGCCGGACTGCTCGGCATCGGGGTCGGCGCCAACTTCACGCTCGCGCTGACCGTGGTCGGGCAGATCGCCCCGACGCCGGCCGCCACTCCGAAGGCGTCCGGGATGGCGTTCTTCGTCGGCTACCTGCTGGCCGCGGTGGGTCCGGTGGCGGTGGGCTTCCTGCACGACCTGACGGGCGGATTCCGGGTGCCTTACCTGGCGTTGGTCGGCGTCGGTCTGGTGACGCTCGTCGTCGGGGTGGCCGCCGGCAACGCGTCCACCAGGCGTGTCCTGCGCCACAGCGACCCCGCAGGGCGGTGA
- a CDS encoding 4-hydroxybenzoate 3-monooxygenase produces the protein METRTQVGIIGAGPAGLVLAHLLRARGIDCVVLERQTRSHVEARIRAGVLEHGTVDLLTSLGLGDRLHRERMVHHGIELLFEREAHRIPLTELAGREITIYGQHEVVKDLIAAWDGPLHFSVSSVALSALTSTPTVSYVDADGVAQTLHCDVIAGCDGFHGVSRAAIPPGVLTVHQRDYPHAWLGILAEAPPSSEELIYAHSSRGFALHSMRSPTVTRLYLQVRPDEDLAEWPDERIWSELRARLDRSDPAWSLADGPILERSVAAMRSFVVSPMQYGRLFLAGDAAHIVPPTGAKGLNLAVADVKVLADALTAWYASGDATGLDAYSEACLRRVWRVQHFSWWMTSMLHPTSDNDPFDRALQLSQLRYVTSSRAAATSLAENYVGFPFP, from the coding sequence TTGGAAACACGCACGCAGGTGGGCATCATCGGCGCCGGTCCGGCCGGTCTGGTGCTCGCCCACCTGCTCCGCGCGCGCGGCATCGACTGTGTGGTGCTGGAGCGGCAGACTCGGTCCCATGTGGAGGCACGGATCCGGGCCGGGGTGCTCGAACACGGCACGGTCGATCTGCTGACCTCGCTGGGGCTGGGCGACCGGCTGCACCGTGAGCGGATGGTGCATCACGGCATCGAGTTGCTCTTCGAGCGGGAGGCGCATCGGATCCCGTTGACCGAGTTGGCCGGGCGGGAGATCACCATCTATGGGCAGCACGAGGTGGTGAAGGATCTGATCGCGGCCTGGGACGGTCCGCTGCATTTCTCGGTCTCGTCGGTCGCGTTGTCAGCTCTGACGTCAACGCCAACGGTGTCTTATGTGGACGCCGACGGCGTGGCGCAGACGCTGCACTGCGACGTGATCGCGGGATGCGACGGGTTTCATGGCGTGTCCCGCGCGGCGATCCCTCCCGGTGTGCTGACCGTGCACCAGCGCGACTATCCGCACGCGTGGCTCGGCATCCTGGCGGAAGCGCCGCCGTCGTCGGAGGAACTGATCTACGCGCACAGTTCGCGGGGCTTCGCGCTGCACAGCATGCGTTCGCCGACGGTGACCCGGCTTTACCTTCAGGTCCGGCCCGACGAAGACCTGGCGGAGTGGCCCGACGAGCGGATCTGGAGCGAGTTGCGGGCCCGGCTGGACCGTTCGGACCCGGCCTGGTCGCTGGCCGACGGGCCGATCCTGGAACGCTCGGTCGCCGCGATGCGCAGCTTCGTCGTGTCACCGATGCAATACGGACGGCTGTTCCTGGCCGGGGACGCGGCACACATCGTGCCACCTACCGGTGCGAAAGGGCTCAACCTCGCGGTGGCCGACGTCAAGGTGCTCGCCGACGCGCTCACCGCCTGGTATGCCAGCGGCGACGCGACCGGTCTCGATGCCTACTCCGAGGCCTGCCTGCGCCGCGTTTGGCGGGTGCAACACTTCTCCTGGTGGATGACCTCGATGCTGCACCCGACCAGCGACAACGACCCGTTCGACCGCGCGCTGCAACTGTCTCAACTGCGCTACGTGACGTCGTCGCGGGCGGCGGCGACGTCGCTGGCGGAAAACTACGTGGGCTTCCCGTTTCCGTGA
- a CDS encoding benzaldehyde dehydrogenase, whose protein sequence is MTFFDPQEWDGKIFSGEWRTPSGGTADILEKATGTSLGRTGVADAGDVADAAATAVAAQREWAAKTFEERAAVLRRAGALIEANAGELRDWVVRETGAVPGLGDFAVGVATQECYEAAALAHRPVGEILQSNQPRLSLLKRVPVGVVGVISPFNVPLILSIRSVAPALALGNAVVLKPDLRTPVSGGFAIARVFADAGLPAGLLHVLPGGAEAGSALVADPAIRVISFTGSSATGRRVGELAARHLKRVHLELGGNSAIVVLDDADLDRAVSAGAWGSFLHQGQICMTAGRHLVHERIADDYVAALAEHADHLPVGDPFTGQVALGPLVDEGQRDKVHALVTATVDAGARLVAGGKHEGLFYRPTVLDEVRTDMPAYAEEVFGPVAPVVRFSSLDEAAALAADSSYALSLSILTGDAMRGLALAERIPSGIVHINDQTVNDEAVAPFGGVLDSGTGARFGGAGNLDAFTEQRWITLRGEIPAYPF, encoded by the coding sequence ATGACATTCTTCGACCCGCAGGAGTGGGACGGCAAGATCTTCAGCGGCGAGTGGCGCACCCCGTCAGGCGGCACGGCCGACATCCTGGAGAAGGCGACCGGCACGTCGCTCGGGCGCACCGGCGTGGCCGACGCCGGTGACGTCGCCGACGCGGCCGCGACCGCCGTGGCGGCACAGCGGGAGTGGGCGGCCAAGACGTTCGAGGAGCGGGCGGCGGTGCTGCGCCGGGCCGGCGCGCTGATCGAGGCCAACGCGGGCGAGTTGCGTGACTGGGTGGTCCGGGAGACCGGCGCGGTGCCGGGACTCGGCGACTTCGCGGTCGGCGTCGCGACCCAGGAGTGCTACGAGGCAGCCGCGTTGGCACACCGCCCGGTCGGCGAGATCCTCCAGAGCAACCAACCGCGGCTGAGCCTGCTCAAGCGGGTCCCGGTCGGCGTGGTCGGGGTGATCTCGCCGTTCAACGTGCCGCTGATCCTGTCGATCCGCTCGGTCGCGCCGGCGCTGGCCCTGGGCAACGCGGTCGTGCTCAAGCCCGACCTGCGTACCCCTGTCAGCGGTGGCTTCGCGATCGCCCGGGTGTTCGCCGACGCCGGGCTGCCGGCCGGGTTGCTGCACGTGCTGCCCGGCGGCGCCGAGGCCGGCTCCGCGCTGGTCGCCGACCCGGCGATCCGGGTCATCTCGTTCACCGGCTCCAGCGCGACGGGGCGCCGGGTCGGCGAGCTCGCGGCCCGCCACCTCAAGCGGGTGCACCTCGAGTTGGGCGGCAACTCGGCGATCGTGGTGCTCGACGACGCCGACCTCGATCGGGCGGTCTCCGCCGGGGCGTGGGGCTCGTTCCTGCACCAGGGCCAGATCTGCATGACCGCGGGGCGCCACCTGGTGCACGAGCGGATCGCCGACGACTACGTCGCGGCGCTCGCCGAGCATGCCGACCACCTGCCGGTCGGTGACCCGTTCACCGGGCAGGTGGCCCTCGGCCCGCTGGTCGACGAGGGCCAGCGTGACAAGGTGCACGCCCTGGTCACCGCGACCGTCGACGCCGGTGCCCGGCTCGTGGCGGGCGGCAAGCACGAGGGGCTCTTCTACCGGCCGACGGTGCTCGACGAGGTGCGCACAGACATGCCGGCGTACGCCGAGGAGGTATTCGGTCCGGTCGCGCCGGTCGTGCGGTTCAGCAGTCTCGACGAGGCCGCCGCGTTGGCCGCCGACTCCTCCTATGCGCTGTCGCTGAGCATCCTGACCGGCGACGCGATGCGCGGGCTGGCTCTCGCCGAGCGGATCCCGAGCGGGATCGTGCACATCAACGACCAGACCGTCAACGACGAGGCGGTGGCACCGTTCGGCGGTGTGCTCGACTCGGGCACCGGCGCGCGGTTCGGCGGCGCCGGCAACCTCGACGCGTTCACCGAGCAGCGCTGGATCACGCTGCGTGGCGAGATTCCGGCTTACCCGTTCTAG
- a CDS encoding FAD-binding oxidoreductase encodes MTSTLSAQVTGPVLAPYDEGYADEVAAWNTAATHTPQLVVGATSAEDVAAAVRYAGDHGMHVSVQGTGHGAEVPITSGLMINTKRLDRLTIDPQTRTATLGAGQQWGNVVAAAAEHGLLPIAGAASTVGVVGLLVGGGLGPLARSHGFASDYVESFTVVTGAGEIVEANHTDHPDLFWALRGGRFGLGIVTEVRVRLVELSTLYGGSLMFDGADIEPALRAWVDYIATADDQVSTSAAIIRMPPFEQIPEPLRGRTVLSLRFAYPGPVDRGAELAAPLRGAAPVYLDALGEMPAGQIARIHNDPTEPGASQVYGVLLGQIDQEFATAFLSTFGPAADPPFVSAELRHLGGAAARDVEGGSAVAGRAGVVASALVGVRPDQFEKVMPDAAFDWRQLVAPWTLPEGNPNLMGLPVTAERLATMWSEEANTRLGEIRWHYDPDSVLAKPA; translated from the coding sequence ATGACTTCCACCCTGTCGGCTCAGGTGACGGGCCCGGTGTTGGCCCCTTACGACGAGGGCTACGCCGACGAGGTCGCCGCGTGGAACACCGCGGCAACGCACACACCACAACTCGTGGTCGGCGCGACGTCGGCCGAAGACGTCGCGGCAGCGGTCCGCTACGCCGGCGACCACGGCATGCACGTCAGCGTGCAGGGCACCGGGCACGGCGCCGAGGTTCCGATCACGTCGGGCCTGATGATCAACACGAAGCGGCTCGACCGGCTGACCATCGATCCGCAGACCCGCACCGCGACGCTCGGTGCGGGGCAGCAGTGGGGCAACGTGGTCGCGGCGGCGGCCGAGCACGGCCTGTTGCCGATCGCCGGCGCGGCGTCGACGGTCGGCGTCGTCGGCCTGCTGGTCGGTGGCGGGCTCGGCCCGCTGGCGCGCAGCCACGGCTTCGCTTCCGACTATGTGGAGAGCTTCACCGTCGTCACCGGCGCCGGCGAGATCGTCGAGGCCAACCACACCGACCACCCCGACCTGTTCTGGGCACTGCGCGGCGGCCGGTTCGGCCTTGGCATCGTGACCGAGGTGCGGGTCCGGCTGGTCGAGCTGTCCACTCTCTACGGCGGCTCGCTGATGTTCGACGGCGCCGACATCGAGCCGGCCCTGCGGGCCTGGGTCGACTACATCGCGACCGCAGACGACCAGGTCTCCACCAGCGCGGCGATCATCCGGATGCCGCCGTTCGAGCAGATCCCCGAGCCGCTGCGCGGGCGCACGGTGCTCTCGTTGCGATTCGCCTACCCGGGGCCGGTCGACCGGGGCGCCGAGTTGGCGGCGCCGTTGCGCGGTGCGGCCCCGGTCTACCTCGACGCGCTCGGCGAGATGCCGGCGGGCCAGATCGCCAGGATCCACAACGATCCGACCGAGCCGGGTGCCAGCCAGGTCTACGGGGTGCTGCTGGGCCAGATCGACCAGGAGTTCGCGACCGCGTTCCTGTCGACCTTCGGCCCCGCGGCCGACCCGCCGTTCGTCTCGGCCGAGTTGCGCCACCTGGGCGGTGCCGCGGCGCGCGACGTCGAGGGCGGCTCGGCGGTCGCCGGCCGGGCCGGCGTGGTGGCGTCCGCGCTGGTCGGCGTGCGGCCCGACCAGTTCGAGAAGGTGATGCCCGACGCGGCGTTCGACTGGCGCCAACTCGTCGCGCCCTGGACGCTGCCCGAGGGCAATCCCAACCTGATGGGCCTGCCGGTGACGGCGGAGCGGCTGGCCACCATGTGGTCGGAAGAGGCCAACACCCGGCTCGGTGAGATCCGCTGGCACTACGATCCCGACTCGGTTCTGGCCAAGCCAGCCTGA
- a CDS encoding peptidase, with the protein MAIAAILAAVAVPSSPGAAAPAEDGQIGIRLLEAPVSRRDDPRAHMYIVDHLKPGSTITRRFEVLNQTDQAREFEVYPGAASLNNDEFLPGADREGNELTSWIKLSVDKVVLQPGDTAEVEATIAVPDKASKGERYGVLWSETRIAPDKHGNIGAIRRAGIRVYLNVGPGGEPVSNFDIGEIKTTRGADGVPVISTAVTNTGERALDLTGTLSLSDGPGSMRAGPYHLNTATTLAPGATGIVMAALDAKLPDGDWKLDLELASGIVKHKLNRVVTLPPPGVSLVADGGTWPWSWIGLAGGGALLAVFTGAVALRRRRPVTPVVGLHYRPRHH; encoded by the coding sequence GTGGCGATCGCGGCGATTCTCGCCGCGGTCGCCGTGCCGTCGTCCCCAGGCGCCGCCGCGCCTGCGGAGGACGGGCAGATCGGCATCCGGCTGCTCGAAGCGCCCGTCTCGCGACGCGACGATCCGCGGGCGCACATGTATATCGTCGACCACCTGAAGCCCGGCTCGACCATCACCCGGCGCTTCGAGGTGCTCAACCAGACCGACCAGGCCCGGGAGTTCGAGGTCTATCCGGGAGCGGCGAGCCTCAACAACGACGAGTTCCTGCCGGGCGCAGACCGCGAGGGCAACGAGCTGACCTCGTGGATCAAGCTGTCGGTCGACAAGGTAGTCCTTCAACCCGGCGACACGGCCGAGGTCGAGGCGACCATCGCGGTGCCGGACAAGGCGTCGAAGGGTGAGCGTTACGGCGTGCTGTGGTCGGAGACCCGGATCGCTCCCGACAAGCATGGCAACATCGGCGCGATCCGGCGGGCCGGGATCCGGGTCTACCTCAACGTCGGCCCCGGCGGCGAGCCGGTGTCCAACTTCGACATTGGCGAGATCAAGACCACCCGTGGCGCAGACGGCGTGCCGGTGATCTCGACGGCGGTCACCAACACCGGCGAACGGGCGTTGGACCTGACCGGCACGCTGAGCCTCAGTGACGGCCCAGGCAGCATGCGGGCCGGCCCCTACCACCTGAACACGGCCACCACGCTGGCACCCGGAGCCACCGGCATCGTGATGGCGGCGCTCGACGCCAAACTGCCCGACGGCGACTGGAAGCTCGACCTCGAACTCGCCAGCGGCATCGTGAAGCACAAGCTCAACCGCGTGGTGACGCTCCCACCGCCGGGCGTCAGCCTGGTCGCCGACGGCGGCACCTGGCCGTGGAGCTGGATCGGCCTGGCCGGCGGCGGTGCGTTACTCGCCGTTTTCACCGGCGCGGTCGCGCTTCGCCGGCGTCGACCGGTCACGCCGGTCGTCGGTCTTCACTACCGGCCCCGGCACCACTGA
- a CDS encoding 5-methyltetrahydropteroyltriglutamate--homocysteine S-methyltransferase — MTLRDTPPFRADHVGSLLRPERLLKARADRAAGTISAEELRAVEDDAVRDVVRMQRDVGLRSATDGEFRRTSWHMDFIYQLGGIHSTDEKIRVHFHNKQGDLDFTSAALAVDGPVRLEKTIFGDDFAFLASTVEDGVTAKLTIPSPSMVHYRGGKASIDPAVYPDEEQFWADLSAAYAAQVAAVAELGCRYLQLDDTSLAYLNDPEQRKQLSERGDDAEHQHLRYIKQINAAIEGRPAGLSVTTHMCRGNFRSSWAAEGGYDFVAEALFSELAVDGFFLEFDDERSGGFAPLRFVPPGKMVVLGLVTTKRGELESKDALKRRIDEASRYVPLEQLCLSPQCGFSSTVEGNALSYDDEVAKLALIVETAQEVWG; from the coding sequence ATGACGTTGCGCGACACGCCGCCGTTCCGGGCTGACCACGTCGGCAGCCTGCTGCGTCCGGAACGGTTGCTCAAGGCGCGGGCCGACCGGGCGGCCGGCACGATCTCCGCCGAGGAGTTGCGGGCGGTGGAAGACGACGCGGTCCGCGACGTGGTGCGGATGCAGCGCGACGTCGGGCTGCGATCGGCCACCGACGGCGAGTTCCGGCGTACGTCCTGGCACATGGACTTCATCTACCAGCTCGGCGGGATCCACAGCACCGACGAGAAGATCCGGGTGCACTTCCACAACAAGCAGGGCGACCTCGACTTCACCTCGGCGGCGCTGGCCGTCGACGGCCCGGTCCGGCTGGAGAAGACCATCTTCGGCGACGACTTCGCCTTCCTCGCCTCCACTGTGGAAGACGGCGTGACCGCGAAGCTGACCATCCCGTCGCCGAGCATGGTGCACTACCGGGGCGGGAAGGCGTCGATCGATCCGGCGGTCTACCCCGACGAGGAGCAGTTCTGGGCCGACCTGTCCGCGGCCTACGCGGCCCAGGTCGCCGCCGTCGCCGAGCTCGGTTGCCGCTACCTGCAGCTCGACGACACCAGCCTGGCCTATCTCAACGACCCCGAGCAGCGCAAGCAGCTCAGCGAGCGGGGCGACGACGCCGAGCACCAGCACCTGCGCTACATCAAGCAGATCAACGCGGCGATCGAAGGCCGGCCGGCCGGGCTGTCGGTGACCACCCACATGTGCCGGGGCAACTTCCGGTCGTCGTGGGCGGCCGAGGGCGGCTACGACTTCGTCGCCGAGGCGCTGTTCTCCGAGCTGGCGGTCGACGGGTTCTTCCTGGAGTTCGACGACGAGCGCTCCGGCGGCTTCGCGCCGCTGCGTTTCGTACCCCCGGGCAAGATGGTCGTTCTTGGTCTGGTCACGACCAAGCGTGGCGAGCTCGAGTCGAAAGACGCGCTCAAGCGGCGGATCGACGAGGCGAGCCGCTATGTGCCGCTCGAGCAGCTGTGCCTTTCGCCGCAGTGCGGCTTCTCCTCGACGGTCGAGGGCAACGCGCTCAGCTACGACGACGAGGTGGCCAAGCTGGCGCTGATCGTGGAGACGGCGCAAGAGGTGTGGGGCTGA